TACTTGGAGTTTAGTTTTAAATCATTTTGGGTATAATTCGTCAATAATATTCTATTTACTAGGAAGTTTAATTTATATCATTTTTGTATTTACATTCCCAGAAACAAGGCCGAAAAAATAACAAAAGAATCTTTAGAGGTAATAGCTATCTCTAAAGATTTTTTAATAATCTATGATGGAAAATATAATTTTGTAAAAATAGGATATTTTCAAGATAAAATAAAAGTATCAATATTAGTTTGATTTTAACAAAACAGTATATAATATATTTAATGTAAATTAGTAGGATGCACATAAAAATTTTGATAAATTATCAAAAAAATAATATAGTAGGAGTGAAATAATGAGTAAAATAAAAAAAACAGCATTAATAGGAGTTGTAGGAGCGTCTGCTTTGACTGTAGGATATTATACTTTTCTTAAACCAAGTATACAAACTACACCGGCAAATCAAAAGACACAGAATACTAACCAAGTCGGAAATAAAGAATCAAAAAATACAACTAATAATACATCTTCTTCAACAAAAGAAGGTGTAGCATACAAAGATGGTACTTATACAGGAGCGGTTACGAAAACAACCAAAGGGGATTTCCAAGTAAGTGTAGTCGTTCAAGGTGGGAAAATAGCCAATGTTAATGTACTTCTTCAGCCAGATGAAGAATTTTCGCAAAGTATTAATAAGACAGCACTTCCTAAATATATTGAAGAAGCAATAGATGCTCAAAGTAGTGATATTGCATTGGTTTCTGGAGCATCTGAAACATTCAAAGGATTTAAAGGTTCTTTACAAGATGCATTAAATAAGGCTAAATAAAATGTTTAAGTTTAAGACCTATGTATTGAAAAGAATGAATATGCCTTTCACAATAGCCTTTGTTAGAGTTGATTTTGATGAAATGTTAATAGATGAGTTGAATCAGGTTGTAAATGATATTGATAAATATTTGAAAAATGTGGAAGAGAAATTCTCACCGTTTTTACCGGATAGTTTAGTTAGCAGACATACTGATTTAGGTGAAGAATTACAGGATACCTTTTTTGATTTGGAATATCAAGAAGTCTACAGTAGGTCTATAATCGCAAAAAAAGAAACTCAAGGTTTATTTGATCCATTTTATGATGGAAAATATAATCCAACAGGATTTGTGAAAGGTTGGGCAATAGAAAATGCCTTTATGAAATATATAAAGCCGCTTATTGATAATA
This portion of the Gemella haemolysans ATCC 10379 genome encodes:
- a CDS encoding FMN-binding protein; its protein translation is MSKIKKTALIGVVGASALTVGYYTFLKPSIQTTPANQKTQNTNQVGNKESKNTTNNTSSSTKEGVAYKDGTYTGAVTKTTKGDFQVSVVVQGGKIANVNVLLQPDEEFSQSINKTALPKYIEEAIDAQSSDIALVSGASETFKGFKGSLQDALNKAK